The Impatiens glandulifera chromosome 8, dImpGla2.1, whole genome shotgun sequence genome includes a window with the following:
- the LOC124913124 gene encoding secreted RxLR effector protein 161-like encodes MKYFLGIKVKHCSSGLFICQKRYAQEVLERFGMKESNVVKNSIVLGTKLIKDEGGTKIDETMYKQVVGSFMYLTVTKPDLLYGVSLISGFMANPTTMHWTAAKRMFRYLKGTYELGILYKKGEANYRLVRYTDNDYVGDLNDRRSASGYVFFMGSGAVSWTSKNSQP; translated from the coding sequence ATGAAGTATTTCTTGGGAATTAAAGTCAAACACTGCTCAAGTGGACTCTTTATATGTCAAAAGAGGTATGCTCAAGAAGTACTAGAAAGGTTTGGAATGAAAGAAAGTAATGTTGTGAAGAATTCAATTGTGTTGGGAACAAAACTGATCAAGGATGAAGGAGGTACTAAAATCGATGAAACCATGTACAAACAAGTGGTTGGCAGTTTCATGTATCTAACGGTAACCAAACCAGACTTACTATATGGGGTTAGTCTCATTAGCGGGTTTATGGCCAATCCCACCACAATGCATTGGACAGCAGCAAAGAGGATGTTCAGATATTTAAAAGGCACATATGAACTGGGAATACTTTACAAAAAAGGAGAGGCAAATTACAGACTTGTTAGATACACAGACAACGATTATGTCGGGGATTTAAATGATAGGAGAAGTGCATCAGGGTATGTATTCTTTATGGGATCAGGGGCTGTATCTTGGACGTCAAAAAACAGCCAACCATAG